One genomic window of Oncorhynchus kisutch isolate 150728-3 linkage group LG24, Okis_V2, whole genome shotgun sequence includes the following:
- the LOC109869402 gene encoding carbohydrate sulfotransferase 11-like, translated as MRKPKVGRMFLATCVGSLFMVILYFQNITRPAVEQSGGKGIAPGKTRRSPLQTLYNGDQLDLSAVQTSLRGRRELLEQACLTHTKKRRVLTPDDLRHLIVDDKHGLLYCYVPKVACTNWKRVFMVLTGDGRYHEPLAIPANEAHVAGNLRTLSEYSTSEINRRLRSYLKFIFVREPFERLVSAYRNKFTRSYNTAFHKRYGTKIIRRHRPQPQPDALERGNDVSFQEFVYYLVDPRTQREEPFNEHWERIHSLCHPCLVHYDVVGKYETLEQDSRSVLRLAGTDGEVRFPTSGKSTRTNGDMAAQFFQNISPFYQKKLYNLYRMDFLLFNYSNPEYLKTR; from the exons ATGAGAAAACCCAAAGTTGGACGAATGTTTCTGGCGACATGCGTTGGGTCACTTTTTATGGTCATATTGTACTTTCAGAACATCACAAGGCCAG CTGTGGAGCAGTCTGGGGGGAAGGGCATCGCCCCAGGGAAGACCAGGAGAAGTCCACTACAGACCCTCTACAACGGAGACCAG TTGGATTTGTCTGCAGTGCAGACGTCTCTGCGTGGTCGGCGGGAGCTGCTGGAGCAGGCGTGTCTCACCCACACCAAGAAGCGACGGGTGTTGACCCCAGACGACCTCCGCCACCTCATCGTGGACGATAAGCATGGCCTGCTGTACTGCTACGTCCCCAAGGTGGCCTGTACCAACTGGAAACGCGTCTTCATGGTCCTGACGGGGGACGGACGCTACCACGAGCCCCTAGCCATCCCTGCCAACGAGGCCCACGTGGCTGGCAACCTGCGCACACTGTCAGAGTACTCTACCTCTGAGATCAACCGCCGTCTGCGCAGCTACCTGAAATTCATCTTTGTGCGGGAGCCCTTCGAGAGGCTAGTGTCGGCCTACCGCAACAAGTTCACCCGCAGCTACAACACGGCCTTCCACAAGCGCTATGGCACCAAGATAATCCGCCGGCATCGGCCCCAACCCCAGCCGGATGCGCTGGAGCGGGGCAACGACGTCTCCTTCCAGGAGTTTGTGTACTACCTGGTGGATCCccgcacacagagagaggagcccTTCAATGAGCACTGGGAGCGGATCCACTCACTGTGCCACCCCTGCCTCGTCCACTACGATGTGGTGGGGAAGTATGAGACTTTGGAGCAGGACTCCCGCTCTGTGCTGCGGCTGGCTGGCACTGATGGGGAGGTTCGCTTCCCTACCTCAGGCAAGAGCACCAGGACCAACGGGGACATGGCAGCTCAGTTCTTCCAAAACATCAGCCCCTTTTACCAAAAGAAGCTGTACAACCTTTACCGCATGGACTTCCTGCTCTTCAATTACTCCAACCCAGAGTACTTGAAGACTAGATGA